One Mycolicibacterium sp. TUM20985 genomic window, CGGTGTGATGGCTCTGACTCGTTGCAGCGCAATCGAAGCCGTCGAGTACGGCGTGCGCATCAACGCGGTCTCGCCGAGTATCGCCCGGCACAAGTTCCTCGAGAAGACCAGTAGCTCCGAGCTCCTCGACCAATTGTCTTCTGACGAGGCGTTCGGTCGCGCCGCCGAGCCGTGGGAAGTGGCCGCCACCATGGCGTTCCTCGCCAGCGACTACTCCAGCTACCTGACCGGCGAAGTGATCTCGGTGTCGAGCCAGCGCGCCTAGCGGTACCTTTCTCCACGCTTTCTTCACATTCACTGCCCGAAAGCGCCACAGCAGGCACCTACAGTCAGGTGCGTGAAGCGAATCCTGGTGGTCGACGACGAGCCGACCATCCTGGCCGCGGTGGCGACCCGTCTGCGCGCTGAGGCATTCGAGGTCGAGACGGCGGTCGACGGACCGTCTGCGGTCGAAGCGTCCGCGGCGACGGAGCCCGACCTCGTGGTGCTCGACGTGATGCTGCCCGGTTTCGACGGACTGGAGGTGTGTCGGCGCATCCAGGCGGATCGGCCGACGCCCATCCTCATGTTGACTGCCCGCAGCGACGAGACGGACATGTTGATCGGCCTGGGTATCGGCGCCGACGACTACCTGACCAAACCGTTCAGCATGCGCGAGCTCGTCGCCCGGGTGCGAGTCCTGTTGCGGCGCGTAGATCGTGCTGCAGAGGTGCAACCGTTGGTGCTCGTTGACCATCGAATCGATCTGCAGGCCCGACGCGTTCACCATGGAACCGAGGAGATCCACCTCACCAGGATCGAGTTCGACCTGCTGGCCTACCTGGTCAGCCGCCCGCGTGTCGCGGTGTCGAGGGAGACCCTGCTCGAGCAGGTCTGGGGGTGGACGTCCGGCGTGGAGACCCGCACGGTGGACAGTCACGTCAAGGCGTTGCGGCGCAAGCTCGGCCCCGGCCTGATCCGCACGGTCCACGGCGTCGGGTACGCGCTGGAGGTCCCGCGATGAGCGGGCGGCTCGCCGCCGTGTGGGACCGGTTGCCCCGGCCGCTGGACCCCTTCGCCTCGTTCAAGGTCAAGATGGGTTTGCTGGTCGGCAGCGCGATCACGTTGGCGGCCTTCACCTTCTGGATCGGCGCCAGTTGGCAGTTCCGCTACGCCCTGCTAGCGGCCTTGGCCACGTCACTGCTGATCACCCAGCTCCTCGCCCACGGTATGACGTCTCCGCTGCGACAGATGACGGCTGCCGCCGGCGCGATGGCGCGCGGTGACTACAGCCGTCGGGTGCGCGCGACGTCACGCGACGAAGTCGGGCAACTGGCCACGGCGTTCAACCAGATGGCGGCCGATCTCGGCGCCGAGGACGAGTATCGACGCGGCCTGATCGCCAACGTGTCGCACGAATTGCG contains:
- a CDS encoding response regulator transcription factor, with the translated sequence MKRILVVDDEPTILAAVATRLRAEAFEVETAVDGPSAVEASAATEPDLVVLDVMLPGFDGLEVCRRIQADRPTPILMLTARSDETDMLIGLGIGADDYLTKPFSMRELVARVRVLLRRVDRAAEVQPLVLVDHRIDLQARRVHHGTEEIHLTRIEFDLLAYLVSRPRVAVSRETLLEQVWGWTSGVETRTVDSHVKALRRKLGPGLIRTVHGVGYALEVPR